From a single Phycisphaerales bacterium genomic region:
- a CDS encoding fatty acid desaturase, whose product MNQTSGHLSRPATVAGEILWVYAIPIVLIHCLALAALVPWLFSWTGVIVMILGVHVFGQGINIGYHRLLTHRSFVAPRWVENAFVVLALCCLQDTPARWVANHRHHHKHSDTEPDPHSPLVHFFWSHVGWLMLRNTGIHTLSAYQASVPDLIRDPFYLRLEKNPMLVFWIYSAHAALFMLAGMAAGALLAGPEADRLTAALQMALSLLVWGVLVRTVVVWHITWSVNSLSHMFGYRSYDTGEESRNNWLVALLTVGEGWHNNHHHDPASASNQHRWWEIDVSYYEIKALELLGLATRVLPPRHIRKRRPAGQATAS is encoded by the coding sequence GTGAACCAAACATCTGGTCACCTGTCCCGACCTGCCACGGTGGCCGGTGAGATCCTCTGGGTCTACGCCATTCCCATCGTGCTCATTCACTGCCTCGCGCTCGCGGCGCTTGTGCCGTGGTTGTTCAGTTGGACCGGCGTGATCGTGATGATCCTCGGCGTGCACGTCTTCGGCCAGGGGATCAACATCGGCTACCACCGTCTGCTCACGCACCGCAGCTTCGTGGCGCCGCGCTGGGTGGAAAATGCGTTCGTGGTGCTTGCGTTGTGCTGCCTGCAGGATACTCCGGCGCGGTGGGTGGCGAACCATCGGCACCATCACAAACACTCTGACACCGAACCCGATCCCCACAGCCCGCTCGTGCACTTCTTCTGGTCGCACGTCGGCTGGCTCATGCTGCGCAACACCGGCATCCACACCCTCTCAGCCTACCAGGCGAGCGTGCCCGATCTCATCCGCGATCCGTTCTACCTCAGGCTCGAGAAGAACCCGATGCTCGTGTTCTGGATCTACTCCGCCCACGCGGCTCTGTTCATGCTCGCGGGCATGGCCGCGGGCGCGCTGCTCGCAGGGCCGGAGGCCGATCGGCTGACGGCTGCGCTGCAGATGGCCCTGAGCCTGCTCGTGTGGGGCGTGCTGGTGCGGACGGTGGTCGTGTGGCACATCACCTGGTCGGTCAACTCGCTTTCGCACATGTTCGGCTACCGCAGCTACGACACGGGCGAAGAGAGCCGCAACAACTGGCTCGTGGCGCTGCTGACGGTGGGCGAAGGTTGGCACAACAACCACCACCACGACCCGGCGAGCGCCTCGAACCAGCACCGCTGGTGGGAGATCGACGTTTCCTACTACGAGATCAAAGCCCTCGAACTCCTCGGCCTGGCCACCCGAGTCCTCCCACCCCGCCACATCCGTAAGCGCCGCCCGGCCGGGCAGGCGACGGCGAGCTGA
- a CDS encoding GIY-YIG nuclease family protein, with protein sequence MADFFPPRPGATPTIYAFASTHPDHAGLLKVGYTEQSAAGRIAQQFPGGFTGYDIKLIEPAMRPDGSSFTDRDVHRHLRARGIPNPSHEWFRCTINDVQAAILAVRERRANVEDRTLSFCLRPEQEQAVAMTADYFTRAATEQKGHTPHFLWNAKMRFGKTFAAYQLAKRMGWKKVLVLTFKPAVKHAWAEDLERHIDFEGWQFITRDGELTYQKANKKRPIVCFGSFQDFLQRTPAGAIKPRNEWVHETNWDCVILDEYHYGAWRENAKGLFGADEEDSGEVTAEVTKDEQAFDEDILPITTGHYLYLSGTPFRALASGEFIEEQIYNWTYSDEQRAKRDWQGPGPNPYAALPRLVLMTYTLPDDIRQVAEMGEFNEFDLNEFFRADGDRAQAKFEHEDEVQKWLDLIRGAYRGTTVEDLKLGREKPPLPFSDARLMGVLNHTFWFLPSVASCHAMANLLEARQNTFYHDFKVVVAAGAQAGIGAEALPPVLEAMGEPLATRTITLSCGKLTTGVTVRPWTGMLMLRKCSSPETYFQSAFRVQSPWIVPGENGDEIVVKPECYVFDFAPNRALRQIADYGSRLATDDATPEQRVAELVGFLPVLAYDGSAMRQLDAEAILDLATAGTSATLLAKRWESVLLVNVDDATLGRLMEDEEILKALMNIEGFRNLNADLETIINRSEQIKDAKRKVADGDDLSAKEKKELTEAEKERKSLRKQVQEKLLKFAARVPVFMYLTDYREQRLKDVITKIEPRLFQRVTGLTTADFDRLVTLGVFNSQLMNDAVWKFRRYEDASLRYMGVERHRPLELGLWDTELTEEDFRETFERVVSE encoded by the coding sequence ATGGCCGACTTTTTCCCGCCCCGTCCTGGCGCGACTCCGACGATCTACGCCTTTGCCAGCACGCACCCCGATCATGCGGGCTTACTGAAGGTCGGCTACACCGAGCAGAGCGCGGCGGGGCGCATAGCGCAGCAGTTTCCCGGCGGATTCACCGGGTACGACATCAAATTGATCGAGCCGGCCATGAGGCCGGATGGATCGAGCTTCACCGACCGCGATGTTCACCGTCACTTGCGAGCGCGTGGCATTCCCAACCCGTCGCACGAATGGTTCCGCTGCACGATCAATGATGTCCAGGCGGCGATTCTGGCTGTGCGCGAGCGGCGGGCGAACGTCGAAGACCGCACGCTGAGTTTTTGCCTGCGGCCGGAGCAGGAGCAGGCCGTCGCAATGACGGCCGACTATTTCACCCGCGCCGCCACCGAGCAGAAGGGGCATACGCCGCACTTTCTCTGGAACGCAAAAATGCGCTTCGGTAAGACCTTTGCCGCGTATCAGCTTGCGAAGCGCATGGGGTGGAAGAAGGTCCTGGTGCTGACGTTCAAGCCAGCGGTCAAGCACGCCTGGGCGGAAGACCTTGAGCGGCACATCGATTTCGAGGGTTGGCAGTTTATCACGCGCGATGGAGAACTGACATACCAGAAGGCCAACAAGAAGAGGCCGATCGTGTGCTTTGGGAGCTTTCAGGATTTCCTTCAGCGCACGCCAGCGGGGGCGATCAAGCCGCGCAATGAATGGGTCCACGAAACCAATTGGGATTGCGTGATTCTGGATGAGTACCACTACGGCGCATGGCGAGAGAACGCCAAGGGACTTTTCGGCGCGGATGAGGAAGATTCCGGCGAAGTGACGGCCGAAGTGACCAAAGACGAGCAGGCGTTTGACGAAGACATTTTGCCGATCACGACGGGGCACTATCTGTACCTGTCGGGAACGCCGTTCCGGGCGCTGGCATCAGGCGAGTTCATCGAGGAGCAGATTTACAACTGGACCTACAGCGATGAACAGCGCGCCAAGCGCGACTGGCAGGGGCCGGGACCGAATCCTTACGCCGCGCTGCCGAGGCTGGTCCTGATGACCTATACGCTTCCGGATGACATTCGGCAGGTTGCGGAGATGGGCGAGTTCAACGAGTTCGACCTGAACGAGTTCTTTCGTGCAGACGGGGACAGAGCCCAGGCAAAATTCGAGCATGAGGACGAAGTTCAGAAGTGGCTGGACCTGATTCGCGGGGCGTACCGCGGGACAACGGTTGAGGATTTGAAACTTGGGCGGGAAAAGCCGCCGCTGCCGTTCTCCGATGCGCGCCTGATGGGCGTGCTGAACCACACCTTCTGGTTCCTGCCGAGCGTGGCGTCGTGTCATGCGATGGCCAATCTACTCGAAGCGCGGCAGAACACGTTCTATCACGATTTCAAGGTGGTCGTGGCGGCGGGAGCGCAGGCGGGAATCGGAGCCGAAGCGCTGCCGCCCGTGCTGGAGGCGATGGGCGAACCGCTGGCGACGAGAACCATCACGCTCTCCTGCGGCAAGCTGACGACGGGAGTCACAGTGCGGCCGTGGACGGGGATGCTGATGCTGCGCAAGTGCTCCAGCCCGGAAACGTACTTTCAAAGTGCGTTTCGCGTGCAGTCGCCGTGGATCGTACCCGGAGAGAACGGCGATGAGATCGTCGTCAAGCCGGAATGCTACGTCTTCGATTTCGCCCCGAACCGCGCGCTGCGGCAGATCGCGGATTACGGCTCGCGGCTGGCGACGGATGATGCCACGCCTGAGCAGCGCGTGGCGGAGTTGGTCGGGTTCCTGCCCGTTCTCGCATATGACGGCAGCGCGATGCGGCAACTCGACGCGGAAGCGATTCTCGACCTCGCGACGGCTGGCACGAGCGCCACGCTGCTGGCCAAGCGCTGGGAGAGCGTTCTTCTGGTGAACGTGGATGATGCGACCCTCGGCCGGCTCATGGAAGATGAGGAAATACTCAAGGCGCTGATGAACATCGAGGGCTTCCGTAATCTCAACGCTGATCTGGAGACGATCATCAACCGCTCAGAGCAGATCAAGGACGCCAAGCGTAAGGTTGCAGACGGTGATGACTTGTCGGCCAAGGAGAAGAAGGAACTGACCGAAGCAGAAAAGGAGCGCAAGAGCCTGCGAAAGCAGGTGCAGGAGAAGCTTCTGAAGTTTGCCGCTCGGGTCCCCGTGTTCATGTACCTCACCGATTATCGCGAGCAGCGATTGAAGGATGTCATCACGAAGATCGAGCCTCGACTCTTCCAGAGAGTGACGGGCCTGACCACGGCGGACTTTGACCGGCTCGTGACACTTGGCGTGTTCAACAGCCAACTGATGAACGACGCGGTGTGGAAGTTCCGCCGGTACGAGGATGCGAGCCTGCGGTACATGGGAGTGGAGCGACACCGCCCGCTGGAACTGGGGCTGTGGGATACCGAACTTACGGAAGAGGATTTTCGAGAGACGTTCGAGCGGGTCGTGTCGGAGTAA
- a CDS encoding Eco57I restriction-modification methylase domain-containing protein has translation MNTAMHNPDILTCLANLSADEVFTPPKLASAMLDMLPQDLFRSGETTFLDPVCKSGVFLREIARRLNDGLRDQMPDEQKRVDHILTKQVFGLATSELTSAISRRSVYCSKKADGRYSIATKFTTFEGNIRLPRTKHRWSNNGRCEDCGASKGGYERGEAREAYAYPFIHGINPQELFEVQFDVIIGNPPYQLNDGGGTGSSARPIYHLFIEQAKKLSPRLLAMIVPSRWFTGGKGLDDFRQQMLADDRIRYIIDYSDSRDCFPGVDIAGGVNYFLWDRGYHGPCSFTNIHGAHRDVAVRPLNELDTLVRHSTTLSIVRKAKRCASERNLSECVSSRKPFGLDSKVRPRNAGGLTLVSSNGIGLFPKSEVPDGHDLIDTWKVFVSKASSDHGGQADVAGLRKVFARILPAGPGMVCTESYLVIGPYPNERQASNIIAYLTTKTVRYLVAASLFTQNITKDRFAFVPLLPATKAWTDEELYGELRLDADEVAHIENTIRPWGSE, from the coding sequence ATGAATACAGCAATGCATAACCCAGACATCCTTACGTGCTTGGCGAACCTGTCGGCGGACGAGGTTTTCACGCCGCCCAAGCTCGCGAGCGCGATGCTTGACATGCTGCCGCAGGACTTGTTCAGGTCGGGCGAAACGACGTTCCTCGATCCGGTCTGCAAGAGCGGCGTATTTCTGCGCGAAATCGCCCGCCGGTTGAATGATGGCCTGCGCGACCAGATGCCTGACGAGCAGAAGCGCGTGGACCACATCCTCACGAAGCAGGTCTTCGGGCTGGCCACCAGTGAACTCACCAGCGCGATCAGCCGGCGGAGCGTCTACTGTTCAAAGAAGGCCGATGGGAGATATTCCATTGCCACCAAATTCACTACATTCGAGGGCAATATTCGCCTGCCCCGCACGAAGCATCGGTGGAGCAACAACGGCCGGTGCGAGGACTGCGGCGCAAGCAAGGGGGGGTACGAGCGAGGCGAGGCGCGCGAGGCGTATGCGTATCCATTCATCCATGGCATCAATCCACAGGAGCTCTTCGAGGTGCAATTCGACGTCATTATTGGAAACCCCCCTTATCAGTTGAATGACGGGGGCGGTACCGGTTCAAGCGCCCGTCCCATATATCATCTGTTTATCGAGCAGGCCAAGAAGCTATCACCGCGGCTTCTAGCAATGATTGTACCGTCGCGTTGGTTTACGGGGGGAAAGGGTCTCGATGACTTTCGTCAACAAATGCTCGCGGACGACCGTATCCGATACATCATCGATTATTCGGATTCGCGCGATTGCTTTCCGGGAGTCGATATTGCCGGCGGAGTGAACTACTTCCTTTGGGACCGTGGCTACCACGGCCCCTGTAGCTTCACAAATATCCACGGCGCACATCGCGATGTCGCAGTAAGACCGCTGAACGAGCTTGATACTCTCGTTAGACACTCAACAACGCTTTCGATCGTCCGAAAGGCCAAACGCTGTGCGTCGGAGCGAAATCTCTCAGAGTGTGTTTCATCGAGGAAACCGTTCGGACTCGACTCGAAGGTGAGGCCACGGAATGCGGGAGGGTTGACTCTAGTATCGAGCAACGGAATTGGCTTATTTCCGAAGAGCGAGGTGCCCGATGGTCACGACTTGATCGATACATGGAAGGTGTTTGTGTCGAAGGCGTCGTCCGACCACGGCGGACAAGCGGACGTTGCCGGACTGCGCAAGGTATTTGCGCGCATTCTTCCTGCGGGACCGGGCATGGTCTGTACCGAAAGCTACTTGGTCATTGGACCGTACCCGAACGAGCGGCAAGCCAGCAACATTATCGCCTACCTGACCACCAAAACCGTGAGATATCTTGTGGCGGCTTCCCTATTCACGCAGAACATCACCAAGGACCGCTTTGCGTTTGTCCCCCTCCTTCCGGCGACAAAGGCATGGACTGATGAGGAACTTTACGGCGAACTACGGTTGGATGCGGATGAGGTGGCGCACATTGAGAACACCATTCGGCCATGGGGGAGCGAGTAA
- a CDS encoding redoxin domain-containing protein, which yields MKDIDGKEIDLAQYEGKVVLMVNVASKCGYTPQYEGLEQLHQRFHKKGLVILGFPANNFRNQEPGSDEDIKQFCTDKYDVHFQLFSKVSVKGEDICPLYKRLTDKEQTPASLGEINWNFEKFLLGPDGQVVKHYRSKSTPEMLIEDIEAQLALVKPDKLKPAKEEDPEKIGALPRLTEPALAEPTLADAAVREHPGLHNMVAYHDHFISGSAPEGEQGFASLAAMGVATIISVDGAAPDVALARQYGLRYIHLPIGYNGFDEQRQLELVRATRDAIAHGPVYIHCHHGQHRSAGAAAAVAVSLGWLPAEAAVQRMHISGTSPEYKGLYACAAQAAVIDPSRIDAVPADFPEVQRPQGFVKGMVEMDEINEHLKAIEKAGWTTPADHPDLVPVAEAGRLADLLRFLAAGDRASREGADFADRLSADQIIAGQIEDFLAAGRPDPARLSELFQRLNASCKDCHAKYRD from the coding sequence ATGAAGGACATCGACGGCAAGGAGATCGACCTCGCACAATACGAAGGCAAGGTCGTGCTCATGGTCAACGTCGCCAGCAAGTGCGGCTACACGCCGCAGTACGAAGGCCTCGAGCAACTCCACCAGCGCTTCCACAAGAAGGGCCTGGTCATCCTCGGCTTCCCGGCCAACAACTTCCGCAACCAGGAACCCGGCAGCGACGAAGACATCAAACAGTTCTGCACCGACAAGTATGATGTGCACTTCCAGCTGTTCTCAAAGGTCTCCGTCAAGGGCGAAGACATCTGCCCGCTTTACAAGCGACTCACGGACAAAGAGCAAACCCCCGCCAGCCTCGGCGAGATCAACTGGAACTTCGAAAAGTTCCTCCTCGGCCCCGACGGCCAGGTCGTCAAGCACTACCGCAGCAAGTCCACGCCGGAGATGCTCATCGAAGATATCGAGGCCCAGCTCGCCCTGGTCAAGCCGGACAAGCTCAAGCCCGCGAAAGAGGAGGATCCAGAAAAGATCGGCGCGTTGCCTCGCCTGACTGAGCCCGCCCTCGCCGAGCCGACCCTTGCCGACGCCGCGGTCCGCGAGCACCCCGGCCTGCACAACATGGTCGCCTACCACGATCATTTCATCTCCGGCAGCGCGCCCGAGGGTGAGCAGGGCTTTGCTTCGCTCGCGGCCATGGGCGTGGCCACCATCATCAGCGTCGATGGCGCAGCGCCCGATGTCGCGCTCGCCCGCCAATACGGCCTGCGCTACATCCACCTGCCCATCGGCTACAACGGCTTCGACGAGCAGCGCCAGCTCGAACTCGTCCGCGCGACGCGCGATGCCATCGCCCACGGCCCGGTGTACATCCACTGCCACCACGGCCAGCACCGCAGCGCCGGCGCCGCCGCCGCGGTCGCCGTGAGCCTCGGCTGGCTGCCTGCCGAAGCCGCCGTGCAGCGCATGCACATCTCGGGCACTTCACCCGAGTACAAGGGCCTCTACGCCTGCGCTGCCCAGGCCGCCGTCATCGATCCCTCGCGCATCGACGCCGTGCCGGCTGACTTTCCCGAGGTCCAGCGGCCACAAGGCTTTGTCAAAGGCATGGTCGAGATGGATGAGATCAACGAGCATCTCAAGGCGATCGAGAAGGCCGGCTGGACCACCCCGGCCGATCACCCGGATCTCGTGCCGGTGGCCGAGGCCGGCCGCCTGGCCGATCTGCTGCGCTTCCTCGCCGCCGGCGATCGCGCCAGCCGCGAGGGGGCCGACTTTGCCGATCGTCTCAGCGCCGATCAGATCATCGCCGGGCAGATCGAAGACTTCCTCGCCGCCGGCCGACCCGACCCAGCACGACTCTCCGAGCTGTTCCAGCGCCTCAACGCATCCTGCAAAGACTGCCACGCGAAATACCGCGACTGA
- a CDS encoding GNAT family N-acetyltransferase has product MIRTAEQLARLPDGEHKCITIRSAQPGDLKFLDHLQKKFSNQVGFLPTQALESNIERGRVSIALENDEPAAYLLGKGHYLRDAHFGIIYQAAVSYDARRRLVGTALVQHFIDHMEPTIRLIGLWCAQDIEANEFWNACGFEAIAARHGSRRRGRVHIFWVGRTMRGRHEQLRYPRCTQGGLMREQREVFGLEPGQEYQEVELPTLAGEPAAGARSGRRPARAAAAGKRLSLAEQQRAFRYGGGKHICVVIAGVTRHLPVAPFDIPNFTDLARVMVGAGQTPAGKGIVQPAQRRVVGGCTELWTPAKVERAA; this is encoded by the coding sequence ATGATTCGCACAGCCGAGCAACTGGCGCGTCTGCCGGATGGTGAGCACAAGTGCATCACCATCCGGTCGGCGCAGCCGGGCGATCTGAAGTTTCTTGATCATCTTCAGAAGAAGTTTTCGAACCAGGTGGGGTTTCTTCCCACGCAGGCGCTGGAGAGCAACATCGAGCGCGGCCGGGTGTCGATCGCGCTGGAGAACGATGAGCCGGCTGCGTATCTGCTGGGCAAGGGCCATTACCTGCGCGATGCGCACTTCGGGATCATCTACCAGGCGGCGGTGTCGTACGATGCCCGCCGACGGCTGGTGGGCACCGCGCTGGTGCAGCACTTCATCGATCACATGGAGCCGACGATCCGGCTGATCGGGCTGTGGTGCGCGCAGGATATTGAGGCGAACGAGTTCTGGAACGCGTGCGGCTTTGAGGCCATCGCGGCGCGGCACGGCTCGCGGCGCCGGGGACGCGTGCACATCTTCTGGGTCGGCCGAACGATGCGCGGCAGGCATGAGCAGCTGCGCTACCCCCGCTGCACGCAAGGCGGGCTCATGCGCGAGCAGCGCGAAGTGTTCGGACTCGAGCCGGGGCAGGAATATCAGGAGGTGGAGCTGCCCACGCTGGCTGGCGAGCCGGCTGCGGGAGCGCGCAGCGGGCGAAGGCCAGCGCGCGCCGCCGCGGCAGGCAAGCGGCTGTCGCTCGCAGAGCAGCAGCGGGCGTTTCGATACGGCGGCGGCAAGCATATCTGCGTGGTGATTGCGGGTGTGACGCGGCACCTGCCGGTCGCGCCGTTTGACATTCCGAACTTTACCGACCTGGCGCGGGTGATGGTGGGGGCGGGGCAGACGCCAGCGGGCAAGGGGATTGTGCAGCCGGCGCAGCGGCGCGTGGTGGGCGGCTGCACGGAACTCTGGACGCCTGCGAAGGTCGAGCGCGCGGCGTAG
- a CDS encoding DEAD/DEAH box helicase family protein, giving the protein MPDNPFQTRQPKIEGNALIRDPQRAAHNKLVEVKATGDTRRELGIVLPVGCGKSGCITLAPFAFESKRTLVVAPGTRIAKQLHDDFDPTRPEMFYIKCAVLDGAPYPEPVEIRGTKTNTGDLDEAHVVITNIHQLQGPDNRWLGKLRSDYFDLIIFDEGHHSVAETWANLKDHFPRARIINYSATPLRADGQRMAGDIIYSYPVADAIEAGYCKRLKALVLNPASLRYVRREDGQEIEVALDEVRRLGEQEADFRRSIVTSTETLNTIVDASIRELQRLRASTGEKQLKIIASALNYEHCIQVVEAYRARGQRADYVHSRADSAANDRVFDKLDNHGLDVIVQVRKLGEGFDHPYLSVAAVFSIFANLSPFIQFVGRIMRVIQQGSPGHALNQGTVVFHAGSNIASRWDDFREYSDADQEYFSELLPVESLDFSNASELHLTPRVRTAAGDLEVRSQSAVRLQEIPLLERDDVKQAFETLREHGVTADQARDALLQPVPTTRVRERQAARVALDARIRNEVGRILGERNVNHEGHDLDKKRLGRTNFQVLITAINRRVYEVLGHGKGERHEFSRQELDGIKEQFGAIVSAAEKEVFDG; this is encoded by the coding sequence ATGCCCGACAACCCATTTCAGACTCGCCAGCCCAAGATCGAAGGGAACGCGTTGATCCGCGATCCCCAGCGCGCCGCGCACAACAAACTCGTCGAAGTCAAAGCAACCGGCGATACGCGGCGTGAGCTTGGCATCGTGCTGCCAGTCGGCTGCGGCAAGTCCGGTTGCATCACCCTGGCGCCATTCGCCTTCGAGTCGAAACGTACTCTTGTCGTCGCGCCGGGTACCCGCATCGCCAAGCAGCTGCACGATGACTTCGACCCCACACGGCCGGAGATGTTCTACATCAAGTGTGCAGTGCTGGATGGGGCACCCTATCCCGAACCGGTCGAGATTCGAGGAACGAAGACGAATACCGGTGACCTGGACGAAGCCCACGTTGTCATCACAAACATCCACCAATTGCAAGGACCGGACAACCGGTGGTTGGGAAAGCTGCGATCCGATTACTTCGACCTGATCATCTTTGACGAGGGACACCACAGCGTTGCGGAGACGTGGGCGAACCTCAAGGATCACTTTCCACGCGCGCGGATCATCAACTACAGCGCAACACCGCTTCGGGCGGACGGCCAGCGAATGGCCGGAGATATCATCTACTCGTACCCTGTAGCGGATGCGATCGAGGCGGGCTACTGCAAGCGGCTGAAGGCGCTGGTTCTGAATCCGGCGAGCCTGAGATACGTGCGACGCGAAGATGGTCAAGAGATCGAGGTGGCACTCGATGAGGTGCGGCGGCTCGGCGAGCAGGAAGCCGATTTTCGCCGCAGCATCGTGACCTCAACGGAAACTCTGAACACAATCGTAGACGCATCGATTCGCGAATTGCAGCGGCTTCGTGCGTCCACCGGTGAGAAACAACTGAAGATCATCGCGTCTGCCCTGAACTACGAGCACTGCATTCAGGTAGTTGAGGCCTACCGCGCGAGAGGGCAGCGGGCGGACTATGTTCACAGCCGAGCGGACAGTGCAGCAAACGACCGAGTGTTCGACAAACTGGACAATCACGGTCTGGACGTCATTGTGCAAGTGCGGAAACTCGGTGAGGGCTTTGATCATCCGTACCTCTCGGTCGCAGCGGTGTTCAGTATTTTCGCGAACCTCTCTCCGTTCATTCAGTTCGTGGGCCGGATTATGCGCGTGATCCAGCAGGGCTCCCCGGGGCATGCCTTGAATCAGGGGACGGTCGTTTTTCACGCAGGAAGCAACATCGCAAGTCGGTGGGATGATTTTCGCGAGTACAGTGACGCGGATCAAGAGTACTTTAGCGAACTCCTTCCGGTGGAGTCTCTCGATTTCTCAAACGCCAGTGAACTCCATCTGACGCCGCGCGTGCGAACAGCAGCGGGGGATCTGGAGGTTCGCTCGCAAAGCGCGGTGCGACTTCAAGAGATTCCGCTTCTCGAGAGAGATGATGTTAAGCAGGCTTTCGAAACCTTGCGCGAGCATGGCGTGACAGCGGACCAAGCGCGCGATGCGCTTCTTCAGCCCGTTCCCACAACTCGAGTTCGCGAGCGCCAGGCGGCAAGAGTTGCACTTGATGCTCGAATACGTAACGAGGTTGGCCGAATTCTTGGGGAGCGGAATGTCAATCATGAAGGGCATGACTTGGATAAGAAGCGGCTTGGCCGCACGAACTTCCAAGTTCTGATCACCGCGATTAATCGACGCGTGTACGAGGTGCTGGGTCATGGCAAGGGGGAGCGCCATGAGTTCAGCCGACAAGAGTTGGATGGGATCAAGGAGCAGTTTGGGGCGATCGTTTCCGCAGCGGAAAAGGAGGTGTTCGATGGCTAG